One segment of Zhihengliuella halotolerans DNA contains the following:
- the recA gene encoding recombinase RecA, producing MAAPMDREKALETALAQIDKQYGKGSVMRLGDDTRAPIETISTSSIALDIALGIGGLPRGRVVEIYGPESSGKTTVALHAVASAQRNGGIAAFIDAEHALDPEYAKKLGVDTDALLVSQPDTGEQALEIMDMLVGSGSLDVIVIDSVAALVPRAEIEGEMGDSHVGLQARLMSQALRKITGRLSQTKTTAIFINQLREKIGVFFGSPETTTGGKALKFYASVRIDVRRIETLKEGTNPVGNRTRAKIVKNKMAPPFKQAEFDILYGIGISREGGLIDMGVEHGLVKKSGAWFTYDGDQLGQGKENARRFLRDNPDLANEIERRLREKLGVDPVTEEEDGATLRAVGDDG from the coding sequence ATGGCTGCACCAATGGACCGCGAGAAGGCTCTGGAAACGGCGCTCGCGCAGATCGACAAGCAGTACGGCAAGGGATCCGTCATGCGTCTCGGTGACGACACGCGTGCGCCGATCGAGACGATCTCGACGAGCTCGATCGCTCTCGACATAGCCCTCGGTATCGGCGGGCTGCCACGCGGCCGCGTCGTCGAGATCTACGGCCCGGAGTCCTCCGGTAAGACGACGGTCGCGCTGCACGCCGTCGCCAGCGCCCAGCGCAATGGCGGAATCGCTGCGTTCATCGATGCCGAGCACGCGCTCGACCCCGAGTACGCCAAGAAGCTGGGCGTCGACACCGACGCCCTGCTGGTCTCCCAGCCGGACACCGGAGAGCAGGCGCTGGAGATCATGGACATGCTGGTGGGCTCCGGCTCGCTCGACGTCATCGTCATCGACTCCGTGGCCGCGCTCGTGCCGCGTGCGGAAATCGAGGGTGAGATGGGTGACAGCCACGTCGGCCTGCAGGCCCGCCTGATGAGCCAGGCATTGCGCAAGATCACCGGTCGTCTTTCGCAGACGAAGACGACTGCGATCTTCATCAACCAGCTGCGTGAGAAGATCGGCGTCTTCTTCGGCAGCCCGGAGACCACGACCGGCGGCAAGGCGCTGAAGTTCTACGCGTCCGTCCGCATCGACGTCCGCCGCATCGAGACGCTCAAGGAAGGCACGAACCCGGTCGGCAACCGCACCCGCGCCAAGATTGTCAAGAACAAGATGGCGCCGCCGTTCAAGCAGGCCGAATTCGACATCCTCTACGGCATCGGCATCTCCCGCGAGGGCGGACTCATCGACATGGGTGTCGAGCACGGTCTCGTGAAGAAGTCCGGCGCCTGGTTCACCTACGACGGCGACCAGCTCGGCCAGGGCAAGGAGAACGCCCGGCGCTTCCTGCGCGATAACCCGGACCTCGCCAACGAAATCGAGCGTCGCCTCCGCGAGAAGCTCGGTGTGGATCCCGTCACGGAGGAAGAAGACGGGGCCACCCTGCGGGCCGTCGGGGACGACGGCTAG
- a CDS encoding DUF3046 domain-containing protein, whose translation MRLSDFWRLMEDEFGSGYAHVLADDLVLTDLGGRTASSALAAGERPKRVWLSICEAQDVPEARRLGRDIKPRA comes from the coding sequence GTGCGATTGAGTGACTTCTGGCGGCTGATGGAAGACGAATTCGGGTCCGGCTACGCCCACGTGCTGGCCGATGACCTGGTCCTGACGGATCTCGGTGGGCGGACGGCCAGCAGCGCCCTGGCCGCGGGCGAACGCCCGAAACGGGTCTGGTTGTCGATCTGCGAGGCCCAGGACGTCCCGGAAGCGCGTCGGCTGGGCCGGGATATCAAGCCGCGGGCGTAG
- a CDS encoding MarR family winged helix-turn-helix transcriptional regulator, translating into MTPSPENADDDREQAIIDMEEQLSLLFRRSRAIGNRVARRVHPEMEPGAYGLLRALQRHGSLRLTDLAAEIGVGKPTVSRQVAMLERLGVVEKQSDPTDGRAQTLTLTPNGADQLREAQLARRQVFHGLLGDWDDADLTRLAGLLGRLNEAYQRDETL; encoded by the coding sequence ATGACTCCATCCCCCGAGAACGCCGACGACGACCGCGAACAGGCGATCATCGACATGGAGGAACAGCTGAGCCTGCTCTTCCGCCGCTCCCGAGCCATCGGCAACCGGGTCGCGCGCCGGGTCCACCCCGAGATGGAGCCCGGGGCCTACGGGCTCCTCCGCGCGTTGCAGCGCCACGGCTCACTGCGCCTGACCGACCTGGCCGCGGAGATCGGCGTCGGCAAGCCGACCGTGAGCCGGCAGGTGGCAATGCTCGAACGACTCGGTGTCGTGGAGAAGCAGTCCGACCCCACCGACGGCCGCGCACAGACGCTGACACTCACGCCCAACGGCGCGGATCAGCTCAGGGAGGCGCAGCTCGCCCGGCGCCAGGTGTTCCACGGGCTGCTCGGCGACTGGGACGACGCGGACCTGACCCGGCTGGCGGGCCTGCTCGGACGCCTCAACGAGGCCTACCAGCGCGACGAGACGCTGTAG